GGTCTCTGCGTCGCCGGAGAAGTGCTCGGCGGGCACCCCGAAGGTGCGGGTGAGGGTGAGCAGGACAGGGACGGTGAGGGGCCGCTGGTCATTTTCCAACTGGTTGAGGTAGCTGGTGGACAGGTTCACGCGCCGTGCCATCTGCGCTTGGGTCAGCCCGTGGGACCGACGCAGGGTGCGGATCCTACCCCCGGCGTAGAGCTTAGTCATGTCTGCTTCAGCCTCCTTAGGGTGATTGGCGAACCTTCTAGCTGGGGAATTAGCAGATATTGCAAAGTGTGCAGAACGTGTAAACGCATAGTACGCATCATGGACTGTGATTGCAGCCACACGTTTCGGCCTAGCATGAACGCCACCACCGAAAGATCCCCCCAATACCCCTGAATCGGCTGGTTGCAGAACGATCATCCGACTGATTGACATGGAAAGTACTACCCCCGCGGGGGTAGTTACCGGGGTGGGGTCACACACCAAAGGAGGCGCCCATGATTGACCACGAGGTCCGCACCCACGCTTCGGCAGAGGACTTCCCCTACACAGAACACCTCGCCTACAAGATCGCCGCCGTCGCGGCTGACGAGGTCGACGTCCCCGCCGACACCGCGGAGATGATCATCAACCGCATCATCGACAACGCCGCCGTCTCCGCCGCGTCCGCCCTGCGCCGCCCCGTCACCGCCGCCCGCGCCCAGGCGCTGGCCCACCCGGTGACCACCGGCGGCGCGGAAGTCTTCGGGGCCACCGGGGTCTACTCCGCAGAGTGGGCAGCCCTGGCCAACGGCACCGCCGTGCGCGAGTTGGACTTCCATGACACCTTCCTGGCGGCCGAATACTCCCACCCCGGCGACAACATCCCGCCGATCATCGCCGTGGCCCAGCACCGCGGCAGCACCGGGCGCGACCTCATCCGCGGGATCGCCACCGGCTACGAGATCCAGGTCGACCTCACCCGCGGCATGTGCCTGCACGAGCACAAGATTGACCACGTCGCCCACCTGGGCCCCTCCGTCGCCGCCGGGCTGGGCAGCCTCCTCCACCTGGACGTTGACACCATCTACCAGGCCATCGGACAGGCCCTGCACACCACCACCGCCACCCGCCAGTCCCGCAAGGGCCTGATCTCCTCCTGGAAGGCCTTCGCCCCGGCCTTCGCCGGCAAGATGGCCATCGAGGCGATCGACCGCGCCATGCGCGGCGAGGGATCCCCGGCGCCCATCTGGGAAGGCGAGGACGGCTTCATCGCCTGGATGCTTGGCGGACCGGACGCCTCCTACACCATCCCGCTGCCCGGCCCCGGCGAGCCCAAGCGCGCCATCTTGGACACCTTTACCAAGGAGCACTCGGCCGAATACCAGTCCCAGGCGCCCATCGACCTGGCGCGCCGCATGCGCCCGGCCGTCCTGGAGGCCACCGGCGGGGACTTGAGCAAGGTGGAGTCCATTGTCATCCACACCAGCCACCACACCCACTACGTCATTGGCACCGGCTCCAATGATCCGCAGAAGTTCGATCCGGACGCCTCGCGCGAGACGCTTGACCACTCCATCATGTACATCTTTGCCGTCGCATTGGAGGACGGGGAGTGGCACCACGAGCGCTCCTACGCGCCGGAGCGTGCCCACCGCCCGGAGACCATTGAGCTGTGGCGCAAGATCTCCACGGTCGAGGATCCGGAATGGACGCGGCGCTACCACTCCGTTGACCCGGAGGAAAAGGCCTTCGGCGCGCGCGTGGAGATCACGCTTTCCGACGCCCGCGTCCTCACCGATGAGCTCGCCCTCGCCGACGCCCACCCCTTGGGCGCGCGCCCGTTCGCGCGCGAGAACTACATCGAGAAGTTCCGGACGCTGGCGCACGGCGTCGTCGCCCCAGCCGAGCAGGACCGCTTCTTGGAGGCGGCGCAAGCCCTGCCCGATCTTGACGATCTGCGCGAGCTGAACATTCACCTCGACGATGACGTGCTCGCCCGCGCCCCGCAGACCCCCGAAGGACTGTTCTGATGACAGCACTGTATTCCACTCCCGTTTCCCCCACGCAACGTCGCAGCGCCTTGCGCGCCGGCCTGGCCTCCGGAACCATCCAGCGCCTGCCGGGCGCGTTCTCCCCGCTGGTGGCGCGCGCCATCGAAGATGCCGGCTTTGAGGGCGTCTACGTCTCCGGGGCTGTCGTCGCCGCAGACCTGGCGCTGCCGGACATCGGCCTGACCACCCTGACTGAGGTCGCCGGGCGCTCCCGCCAGATCGCCCGCGCGACCAACCTGCCGGTCCTCGTCGACGCCGACACCGGCTTCGGCGAGCCGATGTCCGCGGCGCGCACCGTCTCCGAGTTTGAAGACGCCGGCGTGGCCGGCTGCCACTTCGAAGACCAGGTCAACCCCAAGCGTTGCGGGCACCTCGACGGCAAGGAGGTCGTCCCCGTCGAATTGATGGTGCGGCGCATCTCCGCGGCCGTCGGCGAGCGGCGCGACCCGGAGTTTGTCATCTCCGCGCGCACCGACGCCGCCGGCGTCGAAGGCATAGACAAGGCCATCGACCGGGCCAAGGCCTATGCGGATGCCGGCGCAGACCTCATCTTCACCGAGGCCCTGCACACCCCCGAGGAGTTCGAGCGCTTCCGCGCCGCCGTGCCCGACGTGCCGCTGCTGGCCAACATGACCGAGTTTGGCAAGACCGAACTGCTCACCGCCAGCCAGCTCGAAAGCATCGGCTACAACGCGGTGATCTATCCGGTGACCACGCTGCGCATCGCCATGGGCCAGGTCGAATCTGCCCTGGCCGACATCGCAGCAACCGGCACCCAGACCGACTGGCTGGAGCGCATGCAGCACCGCTCGCGCCTCTACGAGCTGCTGCGCTACGCCGAATACAACGCGTTTGACCAGCAGGTGTTCACCTACTCGGCGGACTCCTACGACCCCACCCACTGATCACTTTCCCGGAAAGGAAGGACTACACCATGAGCACCTCCACCACTCCTGCAACGCCCGCCGCGGACGAGCCGAAGGTCTACAAGGGCCTGGCTGGTGTCGTCGCTGACTACACCGCCATCTCCAAGGTCGTCCCGGAAACCAACTCCCTGACCTACCGGGGATACCCCGTCCAGGAACTGGCCCGCTACTGCACCTTCGAAGAGGTGGCCTACCTGCTGTGGAACGACGAGCTGCCCACCTCTGATGAGCTGCGCCGCTTCTCCGCCCGGGAAAAGGCCCTGCGTCACATCGACCGCGGCCTGATCGACTTGGTCCGCGCCATGCCGCTGTCCTGCCACCCCATGGACGTGCTGCGGTCGGCGGTCAGCTACATCGGCGCCCAGGATCCTGAGGCCTACACCAAGGACTCGGACCACATCCGGCGCACCTCCCTGGAGCTGATGGCCAAGCTGCCCACGGTGGTCGCCCTGGACATTCGCCGCCGCCGCGGCGAGGACTACCTGGAGCCGTCGGTGAAGAAGGGCTTCGCGGAGAACTTCCTCTACATGGTCTTCGGCGACGGGGAGGACTCCCCGGCAACCAACCGCGCGGACGTGGAGGCCTTTGACAAGTCGCTGATCCTCTACGCCGAGCACTCCTTCAACGCCTCGACGTTCACCGCGCGGGTGATCACCTCGTCGATGTCGGACACCTACTCGGCAGTCACCGGTGCCATCGGCTCGCTCAAGGGCCCCCTGCACGGCGGCGCCAACGAGGCCGTCATGCATACCATGCTGGAGATCGGGGACCCGGACAAGGCCAAGGCCTGGGTGACGGACGCCCTGGACAACAAGCGCCTGATCATGGGCTTTGGTCACCGCGTGTACAAGAACGGCGATTCGCGGGTGCCCACCATGGAGGCCGCATTCCGGGAGCTCGCGGAGGCGCACGACGGGGACAAGTGGGTGCAGATGTATGAGATCATGGCGCAGGCCATGGACGAGCGCACCGGCATTAAGCCCAACCTCGATTTCCCCACCGGCCCGGCTTATCACCTGCTGGGATTCGAGGTGCAGTTCTTCACCCCGATCTTTGTCATGGCCCGCATCACCGGGTGGACCGCGCACATCATTGAGCAAAATGAGCACAACTCGCTCATCCGCCCGCTGTCGGCCTACAACGGCCACGAGCAGCGTCCGGTGCCCAACAAGTCCCTGGAGTAGGACCGGCCAGACCAACACATTTGCGTAGTATGCCCCGCCTCGGATAAAACCGGGGCGGGGATCCGGCCGTGAGGGGCCAGATACTGGGCTAGACTTCATGGACACGCGTAGTTTCCCTCACTATTCCCACGTGGGAAAGGACTTTTCAAACGTGGTTTCGCCAACACTGCCTTCTTTCAAGAAAATCCTCGTAGCCAACCGCGGAGAAATCGCCGTTCGGGCGTTTCGTGCTGCCTATGAGGTCGGCGCGCAGACTGTCGCCGTCTATCCCCGGGAGGACCGCAACTCCTTCCACCGTGCGTTTGCCAATGAGGCCGTGCGCATCGGCGCCGAGGGCTCGCCCGTCAAGGCGTACCTGACTATCTCGGAGATCATCCGAGCGGCCAAGGAGTCTGGCGCAGACGCCGTCTACCCCGGCTATGGCTTCCTGTCGGAGAATGCGGAGCTGGCCCGCCAGTGCGCGGACAACGGCATCACCTTTGTTGGCCCGCCGCCGGAGGTGCTTGACCTCACCGGCGATAAGGCGGCCGCGGTGGAGGCGGCCCGCGAGGCCGGCCTGCCCATCTTGGATGATTCGGCGCCGTCTAAGGACGTCGATGAGCTGGTCGCCATGGCCGAAGGCCGGGAGTTCCCGCTGTTTGTCAAGGCTGTAGCCGGCGGCGGCGGGCGCGGCATGCGCTTTGTGCCCTCGATGGATCAGCTGCCGGAGCTGGCTGCGGAGGCCTCCCGCGAGGCGGAGGCCGCGTTCGGCGACGCCAGCGTGTACCTGGAGCGTGCGGTGCTCAACCCGCAGCACATCGAGGTGCAGATCCTCGGCGATGAGGCCGGCAACGTCATCCACCTCTATGAGCGTGACTGCTCGTTGCAGCGCCGCCATCAGAAGGTCGTGGAGATCGCCCCGGCCCAGCATCTGGACCCGAAGCTGCGGGAGCGCATCTGCGCGGACGCCGTGGCGTTTTGCCGCCACATTGGCTACCAGGGTGCCGGCACCGTGGAGTTTTTGGTTGATGATCAAGGCAAGCACGTCTTCATTGAGATGAACCCGCGCATCCAGGTCGAGCACACCGTCACCGAGGAGGTCACGGGTGTGGATCTGGTCAAGGCGCAGCTGCGCATCGCGGCGGGTGCCACCTTGGATCAGTTGGATCTGCGCCAGGAGGACATCACCACGGAGGGTGCGGCGTTGCAGTGCCGCATCACCACGGAGGATCCCAACAATGGGTTCCGCCCGGATTCCGGCACCATCACGGCGTACCGCTCGCCGGGTGGCGCGGGCGTGCGCCTGGATGGGGCGGCCTCTCTCGGCGGGGAGATCACCCCGAACTTTGACTCGCTGCTGGTCAAGATGACCTGCCGGGGTACCAACTTTGCCGGCGCCGTGGCGCGCGCGCAGCGGGCGCTCAATGAGTTCACCGTCAACGGGGTGGCCACCAATATCGGCTTCCTGCGGGCGCTGCTGCGCGAGGATGACTTCCTGCACTCGCGCATTTCCACCAGCTTCATCGCGGATCACCCGTGGCTGCTGCAGGCGCCCCCGGCCGACGATGAGCCCTCCCGCATCCTGGACTACCTGGCCAACATGACGGTGAACAAGCCGCACGGCCCGCGGCCCACCGACCTGATGCCGGTGGACAAGCTGCCGGAGTTGCCCACGGGTGAACTCAAGCGGGGCTCACGCGACCGGCTGCTGCAGCTTGGCCCCAAGAAGTTCGCTGAGGAGCTGCGCGCGCAGGACGCCCTGGCGGTCACGGACACCACGTTCCGCGATGCGCACCAGTCCTTGTTGGCCACGCGGGTGCGCAGTTCTGCGCTGATCCCGCCGGCCAAGGCCGTCGCTGCGCTCACGCCGAACCTGTTGTCGGTGGAGGCCTGGGGCGGGGCGACCTATGACGTGGCCATGCGCTTCCTCCACGAGGATCCGTGGGCGCGCCTGGATTCCCTGCGTGAGGCGCTGCCGAACGTCAATATCCAAATGCTGCTGCGCGGGCGCAACACCGTCGGATACACCCCGTACCCCACCACAGTGTGCCGCGCCTTCGTGCGCGAGGCCGCCGACTCCGGGGTGGACATCTTCCGCATCTTTGATGCCCTCAATGACGTCTCCCAGATGCGCCCGGCTATCGACGCCGTCTTGGAGACGGGCTCCACCATCGCCGAGGTCGCCATGGCTTACTCGGGCGACCTGACGGACCCGGCAGAAAAGCTCTACACGCTGGACTACTACCTGGGTCTTGCCGAGCAGATCGTCGAGTCCGGCGCGCACATCCTGGCGGTCAAGGACATGGCCGGGCTGCTGCGCCCCGCGGCGGCAAAGAAGCTGGTGACGGCCCTGCGCAAGGAGTTCGACCTGCCGGTGCACGTGCACACCCACGACACCGCCGGCGGCCAGCTGGCCACCTATCTCGCCGCCGCGGATGCGGGTGCCGACGCCGTCGATGGCGCCTCTGCCCCCATGTCCGGCACCACCTCCCAGCCCTCCCTGTCGGCCATCGTCGCCGCCTTTGCCCACACCTACCGCGACACCGGCATCAGCCTGGACGCCGTGGGTGACTTGGAGCCCTACTGGGAGGCCGTGCGCAACCTCTACGCGCCGTTCGAGTCGGGCATCCCCGGGCCCACCGGGCGGGTCTACCACCACGAGATCCCGGGTGGCCAGCTGTCGAACCTGCGCGCCCAGGCCACGGCGCTGGGCTTGGCGGACCGCTTCGAGCTCATCGAAAACACCTACGCGGATGTCAACGAGCTGCTGGGGCGCCCCACCAAGGTCACCCCGTCGTCCAAGGTGGTCGGCGACCTGGCGCTCTACCTGGTGGGCGCCGGCGTGACGGCCGCGGAGTTTGCCAAGGATCCGCAGAAGTATGACATCCCGGATTCCGTCATCGCCTTCCTGCGCGGTGACCTGGGTACGCCTCCCGGCGGCTGGCCCGAGGAGCTGCGCGATAAGGCACTCAAGGGCCGCAAGCAGGGCAAGGATCCGCTTGCCGCGATCCCGGATGAGGAGGCCGCGCACCTGGAGTCGGAGGACACCAAGGAGCGCCGCGGCGCGCTCGATCGCCTGCTCTTCCCCAAGCCGGCCGAGGAGTTCGCCGACCACCGCCGCATGTTCGGCGACGTATCCAAGCTCGGCGACCGCGAGTTCTTCTACGGCTTGGTCGAAGGCGAGGAGATCTCGATCTCCCTGCCGGGCTCCTCGCGCAACATGAACGTGCGCCTGGATGCGGTCGGCGAGCCGGATGAAAAGGGCATGCGTTCGGTGGTGTGCACCGTCAACGGCCAGGTGCGCCCCATGAAGGTGCGCGACGAGTCCGTCGAGTCCGTCACCGCCACCGCGGAGAAGGCCAACCCGGCCGTGGCCGGCCAGGTCGCCGCGCCATTCGCCGGCGTGGTCACCCCGTCGGTGGCCGTGGGCGATGAGGTCAAGGCCGGCGATCCGGTGGCCGTCATCGAGGCGATGAAGATGGAGGCCACCATTTCTGCCACCATCGACGGCACCATCCAACGGGTGGCCATCACGCAGGCCACCAAGGTGGAAGGCGGCGATCTCATCGTGGAGATCGCATAGCCCCCACTTCGCGGGCAATGTCACAAGCCCCCAGCAGCGGAAAGAAATACCGCTGTTGGGGGCTTGTGCTAGCTGGTAGGCGCTGGCCTAGTCTGTGATCTCCAGCATCGTATCGCCCTTGGCCACGCCGTCGCCCGCGGCGACGGCCAGCCCGGTCACGGTGCCAGCCTTGTGCGCCTTGACTGGGTTTTCCATCTTCATGGCCTCCAGGACCACGATCACGTCGCCTTCGGCAACGCTCTGGCCTTCCTCCGCATTGACCTTGATCACCGTGCCCTGCATGGGAGCCACCACGGCGTCGCTGGAGGCGGCAGGGCCGGCACCGGCGGTGCGGGCGCGCTTGCGCTTGCGGGGCGCGGCACCGCCAACGCCGAAGGTAGCGGGCAGGGCGACCTCGATGCGGCGCCCGTCGACCTCCACGGTGATGCGATTGCGCTCGGTGGGGGAGGAGGCGTCGGCAAGCGGATCCTCCTCGACGTAGGGGGTCAGCGGGTTGTCCCACTCCTCTTCGATCCACCGGGTGTAGACGTCAAAGTGATCCTCGTCGCCCGTGAAAGCCGGTTCGGTGACCACGCGGCGGTGGAAATCCAGGACGGTGGGCAGGCCTTCGACCTGGAACTCGGCCAGGGCGCGGCGGGCGCGCTGGAGGGCTTCGGTACGCGTGGCGCCCCAGACGATGAGCTTGGCCAGCATGGAGTCGAATTGGCCGCCGACGACGCTGCCGCCGCGCACCCCGGAATCCACGCGCACGCCCGGGCCGGTGGGCTCGTGGTAGGCGGTGATGGTGCCGGGCGCGGGCATGAAGTGTGCCCCCGGGTCCTCGCCGTTGATGCGAAACTCGATGGCATGGCCGCGCGGGGTGATCTCTTCGGGCAGGTCAAGGCGGTGGCCTTCGGCGATGCGGAACTGGGCGCGCACCAGGTCGATGCCCGAGGTGGCCTCGGTGACGGGGTGCTCGACCTGGAGGCGGGTGTTGACCTCCAGGAAAGAGATCAGGCCATCGGCACCCACCAGGTATTCCACCGTGCCCGCGCCGACGTAGCCGGCCTCCCGGCAGATGGCGATGGCGGACTCGTGCAGGCGGGAGCGCTGCTCCGCGGTGAGGAAGGGGGCGGGGGACTCCTCCACGAGCTTTTGGAAGCGCCGCTGCAAAGAGCAGTCGCGGTCGCCGACCACAACCACCGTGCCGTGGGTATCAGCTAGCACCTGGCACTCGACGTGGCGGGCGCGGTCCAAGTAGCGCTCCACAAAGCACTCGCCGCGGCCGAAGGCGGCCGTGGCCTCCCGGGTGGCGGACTCGAAAAGCTCCGGGACTTCCTCGATGGTGTGGGCGACCTTCATGCCTCGCCCGCCGCCGCCGAAGGCTGCCTTGATAGCAATGGGCAAACCATGGGTGCGGGCGAAGTCCACCACTTCCGCGGCGCTATCCACCGGGTGATGGGTACCCGGGGCCATGGGGGCGCCCACCCGCTCGGCGATGGCGCGGGCGGTGACCTTGTCGCCCAGGGCAGCGATCGCCTCCGGAGACGGGCCGATCCAGGTCAGGCCGGCGGCTTGCACGTCGCGGGCGAAGTCAGCGTTTTCCGCCAGGAATCCGTACCCGGGGTGCACGGCATCCGCGCCGGCTCGCTCGGCCACGGCGATGATGGCCGCGCCGTTGAGGTAGGTCTGTGCTGCGGTGTCGCCACCAAGAGCGAAGGCCTCATCGGCCAGGCGCACGAAGGGCGCGTCCACATCAGAATCCGCATAGACGGCCACGGAGCTGATGCCGGCGTCAGCGGCGGCGCGGATGATGCGGACGGCGATTTCGCCGCGGTTGGCCACCAGGACCTTGGTGATGGGCCGGTTAGTGGTGTTGCCTGTCACGGGCACGGGGCAGACACCCTCCTTAGGGCGATCGATGAACAACGAAACATAAAAACTCACAACTGGGAATCCACAGTGGTGCCGGGTGCGGCGCGCAGTGGGCGCCGCACCAGCGCCGATCCGGCGCCGACCAGGCATCACACCGGTGCCAGGCGGCCCGAAGACTGCCAAAGACAGCACTGTGTAGCCCGCCGGCCAGCTGGGTGCCGGCGCGACCCCACGCGGTTGAGCAGCGTGGAACGGGCATATAAGACGTATCGGCGCAGCAGGCAGCGGCGTTAGCGGGACCCTGTCAGGCCCAGTTACGGGCACACACCTTACACGCAGGTCGCTGTTTTTTAGCCCTCGAACGGGCGCCTGGACGCAAAGTTGGTACTAAAGGTCCTTGGTGGAGTCTCCGGAAGGACCTGCGCCGACCTCGATGGGCATGGCGATCATGTTTCCCCACTCGGCCCAGGAGCCGTCATAATTGCGCACCTGCTCGAATCCCAGCAGCGCGGTGAGCACGAACCAGCTGTGCGCGGAGCGGTCCCCGAGCTGGCAATAGGTCACCGTCGGGGCCTGTGGGTCGAGTTGCCCGAAGGCCTGCGCAATCTCGTCGCGGCTGCGGAAGTTGCTGTTGGGGTACACCGCGGACGCCCAGTTGCGGTTGACCGCCCCGGGGATGTGACCCGTGCGCTGCACGGGGGTGACTACCCCCGGGCGTGGGGCGGTGTTGCCGCTGAATTCCTCCGGGGAGCGCACATCGAGGATCTGAGTTCCCCCGGTGCGCGTGCCCGCGAGGATTTCGGAGAAGAAGGCGCGGGCGGGGGCGTCGAGACGCGGAACCACCGGGTAATCAGACTCTGGATACTCCGGAACGGCGTAGGAGGTGTCGCGTTCCTCGGCCATCCAGGCGTCGCGCCCGCCGTCGAGAATGCGCACGTCGGGGTGCCCGAAGAGGGTGAACACCCACAGGGTGTAGGCGGCCCAGGAATTGGCGCGGTCGCCATAGATGACCACCGTGTCATCGCGGCGGATGCCCTTGGCGCGCATGAGGGCGGCGAAGGCCTCCCCGTCGATGATGTCGCGGGTGACCGGGTGGGAGAGGTCCCGGCGCCAGTCGATGCGCACGGCGCTGGGCAGGTGACCGATGTCATAGAGGAGGGCGTCCTCGTCGGATTCGACGACCCGCAACCCCGGGGTGCCCAGGCGGGCAGACAACCACGAGGCACTGACCAGCCGCTCCGGGTGGGCGTACTGCGCAAACTGCGGGTGAGGGTCAAAGGGTACGGGCACGGTTGTTCTCCACTTTCAGCTGTAGCGCTTAGCTCTACGCGCGGCGTCGCGCCGGGGAATCGGCGTGCGTCGCGGAAAGAAAATACTATCCGCCCCCTGCTTCAAGTCCGCCCGTCCGGGTACCGCTGCGCGCCTTTGTGCAGGTCACGCAGAAGGCCACGGTGCACGCCGCGGGATCTCCCGCGGGACAAGGGGCCCGGTGCGGCCAGGAAGGCAGGGGTGCGCGGTACACGTCCCGCGGCGGCGAGTGCGTGGCTTGAAAAGCCCGGGGCACTGGTTACCTACCCTAGCCTGAAGGCGTGCGGCGGTGCCCGCATATCGGCCGGCCTGTGGCCAGTGCCACAGGGGGAGCAGGGGTGCCTTCCGGCGCCCGGGAGTGGACGGCCGAATGGTGCCGGTTCGTCGTTGCGCTGCGGGGGTAGTGGCTCCTGCATTACGCTGGGACGCAGTGGAACCGCGCCGTGTTAAGCGCCGAGGTTGTGCGTGCTTGTAGCCGGGAATTTCCCGCCCGCGGGCGGGCGCATGCGGGGTGAGCGTGGGCCCTGTAAAGGCCGTGTGCTGCACGCGTGTGCTGGTGGTCATTGCGGGTCCCGGGTGCGTGGCCATCAAACCTCATTGTTGCTATCCCCCGCGGTCGCCGGGAGTACATGTATGTGTTCACCCGGCCGCTGCGCGCTCCCAGAAAGGGAACTGACTGCCGTGCATAAGGCTATTGTCGTCTTCGAGGTTGAAGGCGGATCTGACAAATTCATCGATGGGCACCGCAAGGACACCATGCCCATTGTCAACGCGATCAAGGATGCCGGGTGGCATGCGGAGGTCGTCTTCTTCCGCCCGGAGTGGACCCAGGACCTGTTTGATTATGTGTCCCAGAACTTTGACGCCTACATCTCGCGCGTAAATCCCGGCAATATTCCCGGCGGGGAAAAGGGATACTTTGATCTGCTGACCCGCCTGTCTGAGGCCGGCCTGGTGGGCATGTCCACCCCGGAGGAAATGATGGCCTATGGGGCGAAGGACGCCCTGGTCAAGCTCAATGACACGGACCTGGTTCCCAGCGACACGGCGGCCTACTACGACGTCGAGTCCTTCCACCAGACCTTCCCCACGTCCTTGTCCTATGGCGAGCGGGTGCTCAAGCAGAATCGCGGATCCACGGGTTCAGGCATTTGGCGTGTGCAAATCCAGGACGCGCACTTGCGTGATTCAGTGCAGCCGGGCACGGCGTTGCCGCTGGATACCAAGCTCAAGTGCACGGAGGCCGTGGACAATCACACGGAGGTCCGGGAGCTCGGCGAATTCATGGATTTCTGCGATCAGTACATTGTGGGCGACAACGGCATGCTGGTGGATATGCGCTTCATGCCGCGCATCGTTGAAGGCGAGATCCGCATTCTCTTGGTGGGCCCCCACCCGGTATTCGTGGTGCACAAGAAGCCGGCCGCCGGCGGAGACAATTTCTCTGCGACGCTGTTCTCCGGCGCGCAATACACCTATGATTCGCCCGAATCGTGGCAGGACCTGGTGGATATGTTCGCCCAGGCCCGTCCCGTGATTGCAGAAAAGCTGGGCGGGGATAATATTCCGCTTATTTGGACGGCGGACTTCATGCTGGATACCGCCGAGGACGGATCCGATACGTATGTCCTCGGCGAGAT
Above is a genomic segment from Corynebacterium uberis containing:
- a CDS encoding acetyl/propionyl/methylcrotonyl-CoA carboxylase subunit alpha, coding for MPVTGNTTNRPITKVLVANRGEIAVRIIRAAADAGISSVAVYADSDVDAPFVRLADEAFALGGDTAAQTYLNGAAIIAVAERAGADAVHPGYGFLAENADFARDVQAAGLTWIGPSPEAIAALGDKVTARAIAERVGAPMAPGTHHPVDSAAEVVDFARTHGLPIAIKAAFGGGGRGMKVAHTIEEVPELFESATREATAAFGRGECFVERYLDRARHVECQVLADTHGTVVVVGDRDCSLQRRFQKLVEESPAPFLTAEQRSRLHESAIAICREAGYVGAGTVEYLVGADGLISFLEVNTRLQVEHPVTEATSGIDLVRAQFRIAEGHRLDLPEEITPRGHAIEFRINGEDPGAHFMPAPGTITAYHEPTGPGVRVDSGVRGGSVVGGQFDSMLAKLIVWGATRTEALQRARRALAEFQVEGLPTVLDFHRRVVTEPAFTGDEDHFDVYTRWIEEEWDNPLTPYVEEDPLADASSPTERNRITVEVDGRRIEVALPATFGVGGAAPRKRKRARTAGAGPAASSDAVVAPMQGTVIKVNAEEGQSVAEGDVIVVLEAMKMENPVKAHKAGTVTGLAVAAGDGVAKGDTMLEITD
- a CDS encoding pyruvate carboxylase; translated protein: MDTRSFPHYSHVGKDFSNVVSPTLPSFKKILVANRGEIAVRAFRAAYEVGAQTVAVYPREDRNSFHRAFANEAVRIGAEGSPVKAYLTISEIIRAAKESGADAVYPGYGFLSENAELARQCADNGITFVGPPPEVLDLTGDKAAAVEAAREAGLPILDDSAPSKDVDELVAMAEGREFPLFVKAVAGGGGRGMRFVPSMDQLPELAAEASREAEAAFGDASVYLERAVLNPQHIEVQILGDEAGNVIHLYERDCSLQRRHQKVVEIAPAQHLDPKLRERICADAVAFCRHIGYQGAGTVEFLVDDQGKHVFIEMNPRIQVEHTVTEEVTGVDLVKAQLRIAAGATLDQLDLRQEDITTEGAALQCRITTEDPNNGFRPDSGTITAYRSPGGAGVRLDGAASLGGEITPNFDSLLVKMTCRGTNFAGAVARAQRALNEFTVNGVATNIGFLRALLREDDFLHSRISTSFIADHPWLLQAPPADDEPSRILDYLANMTVNKPHGPRPTDLMPVDKLPELPTGELKRGSRDRLLQLGPKKFAEELRAQDALAVTDTTFRDAHQSLLATRVRSSALIPPAKAVAALTPNLLSVEAWGGATYDVAMRFLHEDPWARLDSLREALPNVNIQMLLRGRNTVGYTPYPTTVCRAFVREAADSGVDIFRIFDALNDVSQMRPAIDAVLETGSTIAEVAMAYSGDLTDPAEKLYTLDYYLGLAEQIVESGAHILAVKDMAGLLRPAAAKKLVTALRKEFDLPVHVHTHDTAGGQLATYLAAADAGADAVDGASAPMSGTTSQPSLSAIVAAFAHTYRDTGISLDAVGDLEPYWEAVRNLYAPFESGIPGPTGRVYHHEIPGGQLSNLRAQATALGLADRFELIENTYADVNELLGRPTKVTPSSKVVGDLALYLVGAGVTAAEFAKDPQKYDIPDSVIAFLRGDLGTPPGGWPEELRDKALKGRKQGKDPLAAIPDEEAAHLESEDTKERRGALDRLLFPKPAEEFADHRRMFGDVSKLGDREFFYGLVEGEEISISLPGSSRNMNVRLDAVGEPDEKGMRSVVCTVNGQVRPMKVRDESVESVTATAEKANPAVAGQVAAPFAGVVTPSVAVGDEVKAGDPVAVIEAMKMEATISATIDGTIQRVAITQATKVEGGDLIVEIA
- a CDS encoding bifunctional 2-methylcitrate synthase/citrate synthase, coding for MTFPERKDYTMSTSTTPATPAADEPKVYKGLAGVVADYTAISKVVPETNSLTYRGYPVQELARYCTFEEVAYLLWNDELPTSDELRRFSAREKALRHIDRGLIDLVRAMPLSCHPMDVLRSAVSYIGAQDPEAYTKDSDHIRRTSLELMAKLPTVVALDIRRRRGEDYLEPSVKKGFAENFLYMVFGDGEDSPATNRADVEAFDKSLILYAEHSFNASTFTARVITSSMSDTYSAVTGAIGSLKGPLHGGANEAVMHTMLEIGDPDKAKAWVTDALDNKRLIMGFGHRVYKNGDSRVPTMEAAFRELAEAHDGDKWVQMYEIMAQAMDERTGIKPNLDFPTGPAYHLLGFEVQFFTPIFVMARITGWTAHIIEQNEHNSLIRPLSAYNGHEQRPVPNKSLE
- the prpD gene encoding 2-methylcitrate dehydratase PrpD; protein product: MIDHEVRTHASAEDFPYTEHLAYKIAAVAADEVDVPADTAEMIINRIIDNAAVSAASALRRPVTAARAQALAHPVTTGGAEVFGATGVYSAEWAALANGTAVRELDFHDTFLAAEYSHPGDNIPPIIAVAQHRGSTGRDLIRGIATGYEIQVDLTRGMCLHEHKIDHVAHLGPSVAAGLGSLLHLDVDTIYQAIGQALHTTTATRQSRKGLISSWKAFAPAFAGKMAIEAIDRAMRGEGSPAPIWEGEDGFIAWMLGGPDASYTIPLPGPGEPKRAILDTFTKEHSAEYQSQAPIDLARRMRPAVLEATGGDLSKVESIVIHTSHHTHYVIGTGSNDPQKFDPDASRETLDHSIMYIFAVALEDGEWHHERSYAPERAHRPETIELWRKISTVEDPEWTRRYHSVDPEEKAFGARVEITLSDARVLTDELALADAHPLGARPFARENYIEKFRTLAHGVVAPAEQDRFLEAAQALPDLDDLRELNIHLDDDVLARAPQTPEGLF
- the prpB gene encoding methylisocitrate lyase; this encodes MTALYSTPVSPTQRRSALRAGLASGTIQRLPGAFSPLVARAIEDAGFEGVYVSGAVVAADLALPDIGLTTLTEVAGRSRQIARATNLPVLVDADTGFGEPMSAARTVSEFEDAGVAGCHFEDQVNPKRCGHLDGKEVVPVELMVRRISAAVGERRDPEFVISARTDAAGVEGIDKAIDRAKAYADAGADLIFTEALHTPEEFERFRAAVPDVPLLANMTEFGKTELLTASQLESIGYNAVIYPVTTLRIAMGQVESALADIAATGTQTDWLERMQHRSRLYELLRYAEYNAFDQQVFTYSADSYDPTH